Proteins from a genomic interval of Medicago truncatula cultivar Jemalong A17 chromosome 3, MtrunA17r5.0-ANR, whole genome shotgun sequence:
- the LOC11433025 gene encoding uncharacterized protein produces MYAPRISDELRQKVMSMLYVGISLDNILQHHAEVTQKQGGPLNRGDFLTRNDVRNMERTIHNSSRELLGNEECSVKIWIQRHQKDIFYFQDNSGSESFIVAIQTDWQLQQMLRYGSNSFISFHSAFGLKKLKYPVCSLLVFDSSQNAIPVAWIISSSFVGKDIHKWIVLLSERLRTKDPRWKPNAIFLDDPSFNYYIIREAFQCRILLCTWHVRRTCIKMLFKKCCNFEVQQRMFRQLGSILYSARCGPNAMDAIDELMQIFVDQCDFIDYLKSHILAIIDVWINGIKSLPVTTPKPHDAMESYHLKLKSTLLKESHANFWSRVDWLIHTLTTEFHSLYWLDQYSLETGYFENLRDNSFSTNAWYHALHIPDVDVVLNEQNLHLAKILSQLTKTWCIQNILST; encoded by the exons ATGTATGCTCCGCGAATTTCGGATGAGTTACGCCAGAAAGTGATGTCTATGCTATATGTTGGAATATCTTTGGACAATATATTACAGCACCATGCAGAGGTAACACAGAAGCAAGGTGGACCCTTAAACCGTGGCGATTTTCTCACTCGAAATGATGTGCGCAACATGGAAAGGACTATTCATAATTCTTCACGTGAGCTACTGGGAAATGAAGAATGCAGTGTAAAGATATGGATTCAGCGTCATCAGAAGGACATTTTCTATTTCCAAGATAACTCAGGCTCAGAATCTTTTATTGTGGCTATACAGACAGATTGGCAGCTGCAACAAATGCTTCGTTATGGAAGTAATAGTTTCATTTCTTTTCACTCAGCCTTTGGCTTGAAGAAGCTTAAG TATCCTGTATGTTCTTTACTTGTTTTCGATTCATCGCAAAATGCAATTCCAGTTGCTTGGATCATCTCCTCATCTTTTGTTGGTAAAGATATTCATAAATGGATTGTATTGCTATCTGAAAGATTACGAACCAAGGATCCCAGATGGAAGCCTAATGCTATTTTTCTGGATGATCCATCTTTTAACTATTATATCATAAG AGAGGCATTCCAGTGTCGCATCCTATTATGTACCTGGCATGTTCGCCGTACTTGTATAAAAATGCTTTTCAAGAAATGTTGCAACTTTGAGGTACAGCAGAGGATGTTTAGGCAATTGGGTTCGATTTTGTACTCTGCAAGATGTGGACCAAATGCTATGGATGCAATTGACGAGCTTATGCAAATTTTTGTTGACCAGTGTGACTTCATTGATTATTTAAAGAGTCATATTCTAGCTATTATAG ATGTTTGGATTAATGGCATAAAATCGCTTCCCGTGACAACTCCCAAGCCACATGACGCAATGGAATCCTATCACCTGAAACTGAAATCCACTCTTTTAAAGGAGAGCCATGCTAACTTCTGGTCAAGAGTTGACTGGTTAATCCACACTTTAACTACTGAATTTCACTCACTATACTGGCTAGATCAATATAGTTTAGAGACCGGATATTTTGAGAATTTGCGAGACAATTCTTTCTCCACTAATGCTTGGTATCATGCTCTTCATATTCCCGATGTTGATGTGGTACTCAATGAGCAAAATCTCCATCTTGCCAAAATATTATCTCAGCTGACAAAAACTTGGTGTATACAGAATATTCTTTCAACATAG